One Festucalex cinctus isolate MCC-2025b chromosome 1, RoL_Fcin_1.0, whole genome shotgun sequence genomic region harbors:
- the rsad1 gene encoding radical S-adenosyl methionine domain-containing protein 1, mitochondrial, whose product MIKYTLRTVGRMLVTGTGQSRFSGLSSRQVLTEDGAESAHNENLTKKASLYIHWPYCLKRCSYCNFNKYIAKGDNKHLVSQCLQQEVETLLQLSQVSCITSVFFGGGTPSLAHPSTISDILEAVARRTSLAGQAEVSLEVNPTPEGRTKLKDFSHAGVNRFSIGVQSLQDDDLTRLGRDHSAIQALQTIEEARKLCPGKVSIDIMFGRPGQSVASWEAELSELLRVCDDHASLYQLTPERGTLLFKQMQGAEVTLPGDHETADMYESARRTLHRHGFEQYEVSNFARNSAVSHHNMSYWKGRQYIGVGPGAHGRFVPLGDGGTHREARTQALEPDVWIREVQQRGHGTRRRIQLGHLELLEEVLVMGLRMTEGITHKHWQLFSPKLSLRDIFSSSTDVQEFLHCGHLTLNDGGLRCSWDGLALLDSMLPPLLMELQRQFHLRAPR is encoded by the exons ATGATCAAGTACACGTTGAGAACAGTGGGACGTATGCTGGTAACAGGCACCGGCCAAAGCCGCTTCTCTGGGCTTAGCAGCCGACAGGTTTTAACTGAGGACGGAGCCGAATCAGCTCACAATGAGAATCTTACTAAGAAGGCGTCTCTCTACATACAC TGGCCCTACTGCCTCAAACGGTGCTCTTACTGCAATTTTAATAAGTACATCGCCAAAGGTGACAACAAGCACCTAGTGAGCCAGTGTCTTCAGCAGGAGGTGGAGACACTGCTGCAGCTTAGTCAGGTTTCCTG CATCACCTCTGTGTTTTTTGGTGGCGGAACTCCAAGCCTGGCACACCCCTCAACTATCTCAGACATCTTGGAAGCAGTCGCCAGGCGAACGAGTCTGGCAGGCCAGGCCGAAGTCTCACTTGAAGTCAATCCCACTCCAGAGGGAAGGACAAAATTGAAGGATTTTAGCCATGCTGGGGTCAACCGTTTCTCCATAGGGGTCCAG TCCCTCCAGGATGACGATTTAACAAGACTGGGCCGAGACCACAGCGCTATTCAGGCCTTGCAAACCATTGAGGAAGCTCGCAAATTATGCCCTGGGAAGGTTTCCATAGACATCATGTTTGGGCGGCCCGGGCAGAGCGTGGCATCATGGGAGGCGGAGTTGTCGGAGCTGTTGCGGGTCTGCGATGACCACGCCTCCTTGTACCAGCTGACACCCGAGCGAGGCACTTTGCTGTTCAAACAAATGCAAGGTGCTGAGGTGACTCTGCCCGGCGACCACGAGACGGCAGATATGTACGAGAGTGCTAGGAGGACGTTGCATCGGCACGGATTTGAACAGTATGAAGTGTCGAACTTTGCCAGAAAC AGTGCAGTGAGTCATCACAACATGAGCTACTGGAAGGGAAGACAGTACATCGGTGTTGGTCCAG GAGCACACGGGCGCTTTGTTCCTCTTGGGGACGGAGGCACGCACAGAGAGGCCCGCACCCAGGCACTGGAACCCGACGTGTGGATCCGCGAGGTCCAGCAGCGCGGTCACGGGACTCGTAGGAGGATTCAGCTGGGACATCTTGAACT ATTGGAGGAGGTGTTGGTGATGGGATTGAGAATGACAGAAGGCATCACGCACAAG CACTGGCAGCTGTTCAGTCCAAAGCTGTCCCTCCGGGACATCTTCAGCTCTTCCACTGACGTCCAAGAATTCCTCCACTGTGGCCATCTGACCCTCAATGACGG AGGACTGCGCTGCTCCTGGGATGGTCTGGCATTACTGGACAGCATGCTACCACCGCTGCTGATGGAATTGCAAAGACAATTCCATTTGAGAGCTCCAAGATGA
- the rasd2a gene encoding GTP-binding protein Rhes, with translation MNTTERFQLPVDGVLEIFNPLTGHPHPPCPALSPVSQQKHPNVSNLPKTGMGLLETVKGRWRQQDKGRTPEAGCAPGEIQRCAHAPCAIKPRNCHRIVVLGAPGVGKTNLVRRFLGEEFQETYKATAEDFHRKLFHVGAETYQVDILDAARERNFPAKRRLSILTGDIFLLVFSLDNSESFSEVRELLSEIRAAKTKLVKSKRPARLPVVVCGNKVDLDAHRVVSRSDITEALARDVAFFETSAKLGTALEAVFGELAAMGGLPCETTPSRHQLVSMVTYQSLCQRRRGRSRTLGKAAPCATVDTLARRPSFGSDLRLVLGSSAKANKPERCPIQ, from the exons atgaacaccACCGAGAGGTTCCAACTTCCTGTTGATGGCGTCCTGGAAATATTCAATCCTCTCACCGGGCATCCTCACCCGCCATGTCCGGCACTCAGCCCAGTTTCCCAACAGAAGCACCCAAATGTGTCCAACCTACCAAAGACGGGCATGGGTCTCCTGGAAACAGTCAAAGGGCGATGGAGGCAGCAGGACAAGGGAAGAACGCCGGAAGCGGGCTGCGCCCCTGGCGAGATCCAAAGATGCGCCCATGCGCCGTGTGCGATCAAGCCCAGAAACTGTCACAGAATTGTGGTGCTGGGCGCACCCGGGGTGGGTAAGACCAACTTGGTCAGGCGCTTCCTGGGGGAAGAATTCCAAGAGACGTACAAAGCCACTGCAGAGGACTTTCACAGGAAGCTGTTTCACGTGGGAGCCGAGACGTACCAGGTGGACATCCTGGATGCCGCCAGGGAGAGAAATTTCCCGGCAAAACGGAGACTTTCCATACTGACCG GCGACATCTTCCTGCTCGTCTTCAGTTTGGACAACAGCGAGTCCTTCAGTGAAGTTCGCGAGCTGCTCAGCGAGATCAGAGCCGCAAAGACAAAGTTGGTCAAGTCTAAACGACCGGCACGGTTGCCGGTGGTAGTTTGCGGCAACAAAGTGGACTTGGACGCTCACAGAGTCGTCAGTCGGTCCGACATCACCGAGGCCTTGGCCCGGGACGTGGCGTTCTTCGAAACCTCCGCCAAGCTTGGCACAGCGCTGGAGGCCGTGTTCGGGGAGCTGGCGGCCATGGGCGGCCTGCCCTGCGAGACCACGCCGTCGCGGCATCAGCTGGTCTCCATGGTCACCTATCAGTCGCTGTGCCAGCGCCGCCGCGGACGGAGCCGCACGCTGGGAAAGGCCGCGCCCTGCGCCACCGTGGACACCCTAGCGCGACGGCCCAGCTTCGGCAGCGACCTGCGGCTGGTGCTTGGATCAAGCGCCAAAGCCAACAAACCCGAGAGGTGTCCGATTCAATGA
- the LOC144023538 gene encoding GTPase IMAP family member 9 — MEKRRKGSPLELRLMVVGSSGPSQFQLTNAILGREEFPKDTTSISGSRKILGELAGRRVAVISAPNLYDKDICRVKRKMELRKSKCLSVPGPHAFLVAFDMEKISPNDIRTPQLMMRRFGRRCLRHCIVLLAYNGNPDNAALERVVQNTDWPLRHMIEDFGGRFYIFSKDWRVRSREQDLLQKIERMVASLGGACFSSGTFQKAERSVKKEEKRLMKKMTADNEKAWSELEKKYLSDELYRRKDAHTASVSAKIRAKAEVDNGWLRTSLARGVGSGVVVGAVMGALVGSIEGPGGMVLYGVIGGAVGASAGGAAQVATKHMEDRVAPPARLNFNSIFINRFFATPRP, encoded by the exons ATGGAGAAGAGGAGGAAAG GGTCTCCCTTGGAGTTAAGGCTGATGGTCGTCGGCAGCAGCGGACCATCACAGTTTCAGCTGACCAACGCTATCCTGGGAAGGGAGGAGTTCCCGAAGGACACCACGAGCATCTCTGGCAGCCGTAAGATTTTGGGGGAGCTGGCGGGGAGACGGGTGGCCGTGATTAGCGCCCCCAACCTCTATGATAAGGACATATGTCGCGTCAAGAGGAAGATGGAGCTGAGGAAGTCCAAGTGTTTGTCAGTGCCTGGTCCCCATGCCTTCCTGGTGgccttcgacatggagaagatCTCACCGAACGACATCAGGACCCCGCAACTCATGATGAGACGTTTTGGAAGACGCTGTTTGAGACACTGCATTGTCCTGCTTGCCTACAATGGGAACCCGGACAACGCAGCCTTGGAGAGAGTAGTGCAGAACACAGACTGGCCCTTGAGACATATGATTGAGGACTTCGGCGGGCGCTTTTACATTTTCAGTAAGGACTGGCGGGTCCGCAGCCGCGAGCAAGATCTGCTGCAGAAAATCGAGCGGATGGTGGCCTCCCTGGGCGGCGCCTGCTTCTCCAGTGGAACCTTCCAGAAAGCAGAGCGCAGCGTTAAGAAGGAGGAAAAGAGGCTCATGAAGAAGATGACGGCCGACAACGAGAAGGCGTGGAGCGAGCTGGAGAAGAAGTACCTGTCGGATGAGTTGTACCGGCGCAAAGACGCCCACACGGCTAGCGTCAGCGCCAAGATCAGGGCCAAGGCAGAAGTGGACAACGGGTGGCTGAGGACGTCCCTGGCGAGGGGGGTGGGCTCAGGCGTGGTGGTGGGGGCCGTCATGGGGGCGCTGGTGGGCTCTATAGAGGGCCCGGGAGGGATGGTGCTGTACGGCGTCATTGGGGGGGCGGTAGGCGCGTCGGCAGGTGGCGCCGCTCAGGTAGCCACGAAGCACATGGAGGACAGAGTAGCACCTCCCGCCAGACTCAACTTCAACTCCATCTTCATCAATCGCTTTTTTGCCACGCCTCGGCCGTGA